From the Octadecabacter antarcticus 307 genome, one window contains:
- a CDS encoding IS5 family transposase yields MAWTELTRRQHDRKSDKYASDMTDAEWALIAPLMPPPKGTGRPRTTCLRDVFDAILYIATTGCQWRMLPNDFPPVSTVRSYFYAWRDDGFLDEMNRKLVEVARLAEGRKAQPTAGIIDSQSVKTTESGEVRGYDAGKRIKGRKRHIVTDTVGLLVGLVVHSAGIQDRDGAPDVLKSIVSRYPPLRHVFADGGYAGPKLRDALKDLGRWTVQIIKRSDTTEGFEVLPRRWVVERTFAWLNRCRRLSKDWEKSIASAEAWILIAHIRRVTRHLTRI; encoded by the coding sequence ATGGCCTGGACTGAGCTCACCCGTCGCCAACATGATCGAAAAAGCGATAAGTACGCAAGTGATATGACAGACGCAGAATGGGCGTTGATAGCGCCTTTGATGCCGCCGCCCAAGGGAACAGGCCGGCCTCGTACGACATGTTTGCGCGACGTATTCGACGCGATCCTCTACATTGCAACGACCGGATGCCAGTGGCGCATGTTGCCCAACGACTTCCCGCCAGTTTCGACTGTGCGGAGTTATTTTTACGCGTGGCGCGATGATGGCTTTCTGGATGAGATGAACCGTAAGCTGGTGGAAGTCGCGCGTTTGGCCGAGGGCCGTAAGGCCCAGCCAACCGCCGGGATCATAGATAGTCAGAGCGTAAAAACAACTGAAAGTGGTGAAGTTAGAGGGTACGATGCGGGAAAACGGATCAAAGGACGCAAGCGCCATATCGTCACCGACACGGTCGGATTGTTGGTGGGCCTTGTGGTTCACAGCGCCGGAATTCAGGATCGGGATGGCGCGCCCGATGTGTTGAAATCTATCGTCTCGCGTTATCCACCATTGCGGCATGTATTTGCAGACGGCGGATATGCAGGGCCCAAACTGCGGGACGCGCTGAAGGACCTTGGCCGATGGACCGTCCAGATCATCAAACGTTCCGATACCACAGAGGGCTTTGAAGTGCTGCCGCGCCGGTGGGTCGTCGAACGCACCTTCGCCTGGCTGAACCGATGTCGCCGCCTATCAAAAGATTGGGAAAAATCTATCGCAAGCGCAGAGGCTTGGATCCTCATCGCACACATTAGACGCGTCACACGACATCTCACAAGGATCTGA
- a CDS encoding 1-(5-phosphoribosyl)-5-[(5-phosphoribosylamino)methylideneamino]imidazole-4-carboxamide isomerase — MILYPMIELLDGRCVSLFRGRTEEPQIWHLDPVEKAKSFVEAGAKWLHITDFDAMSGDERNADLIREIILTAGIQVQLGGGFRSLERIAYWIDQGVGRIVVGTLALLQSDIVKEAAKLFPDQIVLAVDVYEGVVVSDGWREKSSFTPSAFLKAFENVPFAAIIVTDIDADIGDAEDSVALITQLASETRTPVIARGLARTLDDLSRLEYMPFVSGVLIGRALFDRSIDIEAAMEIFKPNGEGRAKFI, encoded by the coding sequence ATGATCCTCTATCCAATGATTGAACTGCTTGATGGCCGATGTGTTAGCCTATTTCGCGGTCGTACTGAGGAGCCCCAGATCTGGCACCTCGATCCAGTAGAAAAAGCGAAGAGTTTCGTCGAAGCTGGCGCGAAATGGCTACATATCACTGATTTTGATGCTATGTCAGGCGATGAACGCAACGCAGATCTCATCCGCGAGATCATCCTTACGGCAGGCATTCAAGTGCAATTGGGTGGTGGCTTTCGAAGCTTGGAACGCATCGCTTACTGGATCGACCAAGGTGTCGGGCGCATCGTTGTCGGCACTCTGGCCTTGCTTCAGTCCGATATCGTTAAAGAGGCAGCAAAGCTTTTCCCCGATCAGATCGTGCTCGCGGTTGATGTCTATGAGGGGGTCGTAGTTAGCGATGGTTGGCGAGAGAAAAGTTCCTTTACGCCTTCAGCATTCCTCAAAGCATTTGAAAACGTTCCCTTTGCGGCGATCATCGTGACCGATATTGATGCAGACATTGGTGATGCCGAGGACAGTGTTGCCTTGATCACGCAACTCGCTAGCGAAACGCGGACACCGGTGATCGCAAGGGGACTGGCGCGAACGCTTGATGACCTGTCGCGACTGGAATACATGCCGTTTGTCTCAGGGGTCTTAATTGGGCGCGCCTTGTTTGATCGGAGCATCGATATCGAGGCTGCGATGGAGATTTTCAAACCCAATGGAGAGGGTCGGGCGAAATTCATCTGA
- a CDS encoding alternative oxidase, which yields MTSLPAVQQYLEKIDAGKVENVLAPEIAKKYWNLPDDARLRDVVIVIREDEAGHRDKNHDFANKIATGAHP from the coding sequence GTGACATCGCTGCCCGCAGTTCAGCAGTACCTTGAGAAAATTGATGCTGGAAAGGTTGAAAATGTCCTCGCTCCCGAAATAGCAAAGAAATACTGGAACCTACCCGATGACGCCCGTCTGCGAGATGTCGTTATAGTGATCCGTGAAGATGAGGCAGGGCATCGTGATAAAAATCACGACTTTGCCAACAAAATTGCAACTGGTGCCCACCCTTGA